The genomic stretch TTTAAGAGATGCAACATCAGGCTCCAGCAGTTCATTTTTCTTATACGCTCATTCAGGAGAGAGTAAAATCTGGTGCCAGAAAGAATAAGCGTCAATTTGCATCTGGAGGGTACATGCGTAAATTGTTGGCGATCCTGCTTCTGCTCCCTATGATTTCCCTGGCGCAGACGGCCGCCCCGAAGAAAGCTGCAACGAAAGCTAAACCAGCGGGCCCCGCCCCGGTCGTGGTCACGCCCGACAAGATCCAATGGGGGCCTGCCCCTGCCGTCTTTCCGTCCGGCGCACAGTTCGCCGTCCTCGCCGGCGATCCAGGCAAGCCCGGGCTGTTTACAGTCCGTCTGAAGATGCCCGATGGTTACAGGATCATGCCGCACTGGCATCCGACGGCGGAAAACGTGACCGTACTTTCTGGCGAATTTCACGTCGGTATGGGCGATAAGTTTGACGAGAGCTCAATGACGACTTTGCCGCCGGAATCGTTGGCAGTTGTGCCGCCGCACCATAACCATTACGCCATGACCAAAGGGGAAACCGTGGTCCAGGTCAACGCCATAGGGCCGTTCAAGCTCATCTATGTCAACCCTGCTGATTGACCCGACCCACGGGCAGGCCAGCCCGGCGAAGAAGGGTGCAATGGCCGCGAAAAAAGTGCCCGCCAAAAAATAAACTTAAAACTGTATGACATGGGTGCGCGAAAAGCGCACCCTGTTTTGTTTGGAAACGCTGAACCATAAGCTACATAAAGAAATCACTTTGTGGTCCTTCGTGTCCTTGTGGTTAAGGTTTATCCGGAGGGTCCATTGACGTCAAACAACGTCGGCAAATCCGCTGCCGCTGCCCGTAAGCTGAAGCGCTGGGTCAATCTCTATCCGCCTTACCTGGGCGCCGCCGTGCGCGTCACTCATATAGCAGAAAACTTCCGCCGTGTAGAGGTCGAGATGCCGTTGCGTTTCTACAACCGCAATTACGTCGGCACGCATTTTGGCGGATCACTCTATTCCATGGTCGATCCGTTTTACATGCTCATGTTGATCAACATTCTCGGCCCCGATTACATTGTCTGGGACAAAGCCGCGAACATTCGTTTCAAACGACCCGGCAAAGGCGTAATGAAGGCGACGTTCGAACTGACGGAAGAAAAGATTGCTGAAATCCGCGCCGCTGCTGAGACGCAGCCTAAAGTCGAGCCGCAGTTTCAAGTGCTGGTGAAGGACGAAGAAGGCAACGTGGTGGCGGAGGTCGACAAGCTGCTGTATGTTAAGAGAAAAAACAAGGAACAAACAAAATGATCAGGCGCGAGTTTCTCTTTGGTCTGGGCGCACTACTTATTTCCCGCGCAGGAACGACCCAGCAAGATCAGACTCAACA from Terriglobia bacterium encodes the following:
- a CDS encoding DUF4442 domain-containing protein; the encoded protein is MTSNNVGKSAAAARKLKRWVNLYPPYLGAAVRVTHIAENFRRVEVEMPLRFYNRNYVGTHFGGSLYSMVDPFYMLMLINILGPDYIVWDKAANIRFKRPGKGVMKATFELTEEKIAEIRAAAETQPKVEPQFQVLVKDEEGNVVAEVDKLLYVKRKNKEQTK
- a CDS encoding cupin domain-containing protein → MRKLLAILLLLPMISLAQTAAPKKAATKAKPAGPAPVVVTPDKIQWGPAPAVFPSGAQFAVLAGDPGKPGLFTVRLKMPDGYRIMPHWHPTAENVTVLSGEFHVGMGDKFDESSMTTLPPESLAVVPPHHNHYAMTKGETVVQVNAIGPFKLIYVNPAD